The following proteins are co-located in the Pyrobaculum calidifontis JCM 11548 genome:
- a CDS encoding ZIP family metal transporter has translation MGKGTSILAGIVATPLTAYAASFDYTPLAYGFVAGITVLFGLLFMLWARSKLSGSAVGLLQAVAGGILAYLALETGHAAAEYVEELAKPETLDQFLVASFVTTASLALTYVALAKAERAVHAARGSTSLTVALIVALAFGVHNVAEGFAIAAALLEGAVALAVLFTVGFAVHNFTEGFGIAGPLLADKRVAVPLTQAVGLSLLAGLPVIPGAAIYYAGIESGLFLATLNTIATASIVYAMLHVNLNALAKLGGVASAKFWLGITLGVVIAFSTESLIYFATAD, from the coding sequence ATGGGCAAGGGAACCTCTATACTGGCAGGAATTGTAGCAACACCGTTAACAGCGTATGCCGCGTCGTTTGACTACACGCCGCTGGCCTACGGCTTCGTGGCCGGGATAACGGTGCTGTTCGGCCTCTTGTTCATGTTGTGGGCTAGGTCTAAGCTGAGCGGTAGCGCCGTGGGGCTCCTCCAAGCCGTGGCCGGGGGAATACTGGCCTACTTGGCCTTGGAGACTGGGCACGCCGCGGCTGAGTACGTGGAGGAGCTGGCTAAGCCAGAGACGCTGGACCAGTTCCTAGTGGCGTCGTTTGTCACCACGGCGTCCCTCGCCTTGACCTACGTGGCGCTGGCCAAGGCGGAGAGGGCAGTGCACGCCGCACGGGGGAGCACAAGCCTCACCGTCGCCCTCATAGTGGCCCTGGCCTTCGGCGTCCACAACGTGGCAGAGGGCTTCGCCATCGCCGCCGCCCTGCTGGAAGGCGCCGTGGCCCTCGCCGTGTTGTTCACCGTGGGCTTCGCAGTGCACAACTTCACCGAGGGGTTCGGCATAGCGGGGCCCCTCCTGGCCGACAAGCGGGTGGCCGTTCCTCTAACGCAGGCCGTGGGTCTCTCCTTGCTGGCGGGCCTGCCAGTAATCCCAGGCGCCGCGATATACTACGCTGGGATAGAGAGCGGCCTCTTCCTAGCCACCCTAAACACGATAGCCACAGCCTCCATCGTATACGCCATGTTGCACGTGAATTTAAACGCCTTAGCCAAACTCGGCGGAGTGGCAAGCGCCAAGTTCTGGCTAGGAATAACACTGGGCGTAGTCATAGCCTTCAGCACAGAAAGCCTCATATACTTCGCCACAGCGGACTAA